A DNA window from Iodobacter ciconiae contains the following coding sequences:
- the ccoG gene encoding cytochrome c oxidase accessory protein CcoG, which yields MSKKLRDIPVTLIKGDGEYEEIHLYSKHKKIYPRWVNGLFNRWRILFVAITQLFFYSMPWLQINDRQALLFNISEHTFYIYGFVFFPQDFIYLTALLLASAIGLFAWTTAGGRLWCGYACPQTVYTEIFLWIEKWVEGDRMARIKLDNAPATARKIRLKTIKHSIWIILSLWTGFTFVGYFTPIRSLWSEIAQFGLSPWETFWVFFYAFATYGNAGWMREQVCKYMCPYARFQSTMFDADTLIISYDAERGDARGSRKKGADYKAAGLGDCIDCTVCVQVCPVGIDIRDGLQYECIGCAACIDACDEIMDKMQYPRGLIRYTTENALEHKYPERDIIKKITRPRVMMYVLVLIIILGITIGSLVIRKPIKVNISRDRMTMVREVEDGWLENSYRLQIQNADEKDHSYIITTDGLSGSRTIIEGTGQIFVPATASQDIGVRVQVAPSKAGPGGHEMHFIITASDNPAIQVREKSSFLGR from the coding sequence ATGAGTAAAAAGTTACGAGATATCCCCGTCACCCTAATCAAAGGCGATGGCGAATATGAAGAAATCCACCTCTATAGCAAACATAAAAAAATCTACCCGCGCTGGGTAAATGGTTTATTTAATCGCTGGCGTATCCTGTTTGTTGCAATCACTCAGCTATTCTTCTACAGCATGCCCTGGCTGCAAATAAATGATCGCCAGGCACTACTCTTCAATATCAGTGAACACACTTTTTATATCTACGGTTTTGTTTTTTTCCCACAGGATTTCATCTATCTCACCGCCCTGCTCCTCGCCAGTGCAATTGGCCTCTTTGCCTGGACAACGGCCGGCGGGCGACTCTGGTGTGGTTATGCCTGTCCTCAGACTGTCTATACCGAAATTTTTCTCTGGATAGAAAAATGGGTGGAAGGCGATCGCATGGCACGTATCAAGCTTGATAATGCGCCTGCCACTGCACGCAAAATTCGTTTAAAAACGATTAAGCACAGTATCTGGATTATTCTCTCCCTCTGGACCGGTTTTACCTTTGTGGGTTATTTCACCCCAATTCGCTCGCTATGGAGCGAAATAGCTCAATTTGGCCTGAGCCCCTGGGAAACTTTCTGGGTGTTTTTCTATGCATTTGCCACCTATGGCAATGCGGGCTGGATGCGTGAGCAAGTCTGTAAATATATGTGCCCCTATGCTCGTTTTCAGAGCACCATGTTTGATGCAGACACCTTAATTATTTCTTATGATGCCGAACGTGGTGATGCACGCGGCAGCCGTAAAAAAGGCGCCGACTACAAAGCAGCCGGCCTTGGCGACTGCATTGATTGCACGGTATGCGTGCAAGTTTGCCCCGTGGGCATCGATATCCGCGATGGCTTGCAATACGAGTGCATTGGCTGCGCCGCCTGTATTGATGCCTGTGATGAAATTATGGATAAAATGCAATACCCTCGCGGCTTGATCCGCTATACCACCGAAAATGCACTGGAGCACAAATATCCGGAACGCGATATCATCAAAAAGATCACCCGCCCACGCGTGATGATGTATGTCTTGGTACTGATCATCATTCTGGGCATTACCATCGGCTCTTTAGTCATACGAAAACCAATTAAAGTTAATATATCCCGCGATCGGATGACCATGGTGCGCGAAGTTGAAGATGGCTGGCTGGAAAACAGCTACCGCTTACAAATTCAGAATGCAGATGAAAAAGACCACAGCTATATCATCACCACCGATGGCCTGTCCGGATCAAGAACTATTATCGAAGGCACCGGTCAGATCTTTGTGCCTGCTACCGCCAGCCAAGACATTGGTGTGCGTGTTCAGGTTGCCCCAAGTAAAGCAGGCCCCGGCGGACATGAAATGCATTTCATCATTACGGCCAGCGACAATCCGGCTATTCAGGTTCGTGAAAAATCTAGCTTTTTAGGACGATAA
- a CDS encoding FixH family protein: protein MEKDPMENQPWYKHYHVWLLILFPAAAVIGGINMLFQAIKTDDGLVSDDYYKEGQEINSQIHRDTKAAALGLSGQLMLGEDGQSVRIQLNKAVKDDLILKLMHPTRAGQDQTVILSKQAPQFYAGKLKNALTQPRWQVELSDTTLQWRLKAEWKISDAEALALTPVL, encoded by the coding sequence ATGGAAAAAGACCCAATGGAGAATCAACCCTGGTATAAACACTACCATGTCTGGCTGCTGATTCTTTTTCCTGCAGCAGCTGTCATTGGTGGCATTAATATGCTTTTCCAGGCCATCAAAACCGATGATGGCCTGGTCAGTGATGATTACTACAAAGAGGGGCAGGAAATAAACAGCCAGATCCATCGTGATACCAAAGCCGCTGCGCTGGGCCTGAGCGGCCAGCTCATGCTGGGCGAAGACGGCCAATCCGTTCGTATTCAGCTCAATAAAGCTGTCAAAGATGATTTAATACTAAAGTTGATGCACCCCACCCGCGCGGGTCAGGACCAGACCGTTATCCTAAGCAAGCAGGCACCTCAGTTTTATGCTGGAAAACTAAAAAATGCCCTGACCCAGCCCCGCTGGCAGGTGGAGCTAAGTGATACAACCCTGCAGTGGCGCTTAAAAGCCGAATGGAAAATCAGCGATGCTGAAGCCCTGGCACTCACCCCGGTGCTTTAA
- a CDS encoding M23 family metallopeptidase, protein MPRMIQYFARRMSNRSSDITPRFISRSWLIVLIPSFITLTAYGVAEFGPKEEIKLNTQTELLTMPPLLFTQNHSPIWHEDVVRAGDTLSAVLNRLNIDDSLASQFIKTDPIARALFELHAGRSLRAKTERSGALLELHYLNNKNQEIKITRQGDRFIASINEVNTQQHTVVKSGTINSSFYASTDQLNIPDDVTKQLIDIFSGQIDFHRGLQKGDHFSVVYESFTHDGIEIKTGKILAAEFNNKNKTLQALWYAPPGNSEGAYYTPDGNSLKQSFLKNPVEFSRISSGFKLRFHPVLKSWRQHKGIDFAASTGTRIMSSADGVISKITQDNSGYGKHIEINHDGKYSTLYAHMSAFTPGLKQGSKIQQGQVIGLVGATGRVTGPHLHYEFKVNGQQVDPIALKLPTAKPIESRHLAHFQPIAAQARDQLAFLHKIEQARAD, encoded by the coding sequence ATGCCACGTATGATTCAATACTTTGCCAGAAGAATGAGTAATCGCTCTAGTGACATCACCCCTCGCTTTATCTCACGCAGCTGGCTTATAGTACTCATTCCCTCCTTTATTACCCTTACCGCCTACGGTGTTGCAGAGTTCGGACCAAAAGAAGAAATAAAACTCAATACTCAGACCGAATTACTAACCATGCCACCCTTATTATTTACCCAGAACCATAGCCCGATCTGGCATGAAGATGTAGTTCGTGCAGGGGACACGCTGTCGGCGGTACTTAACCGGCTAAACATTGACGACAGCCTGGCCAGCCAGTTTATCAAAACAGACCCTATCGCCAGAGCCTTATTTGAGCTGCATGCAGGACGTAGCTTAAGGGCAAAAACGGAGCGCTCGGGTGCTTTACTGGAACTGCATTACCTCAACAATAAAAACCAGGAAATAAAAATTACCCGCCAAGGCGATAGATTTATCGCCAGCATCAATGAAGTGAATACCCAGCAACACACAGTAGTTAAATCCGGCACGATCAACAGCTCGTTTTACGCCAGCACCGATCAGCTCAATATTCCTGACGATGTCACCAAACAACTCATCGATATTTTTTCCGGTCAGATCGATTTTCACCGTGGCCTGCAAAAGGGAGACCATTTTAGCGTGGTGTATGAAAGCTTTACCCATGACGGTATTGAGATTAAAACAGGAAAAATTCTGGCCGCTGAATTCAACAATAAAAATAAAACCCTGCAAGCACTGTGGTACGCCCCTCCGGGCAATAGTGAAGGGGCTTATTACACACCAGATGGCAACAGCCTAAAGCAATCCTTTTTAAAAAACCCGGTTGAATTCTCAAGAATCAGCTCCGGTTTCAAGCTACGCTTTCATCCCGTGCTAAAATCATGGCGGCAACATAAAGGGATTGATTTTGCGGCATCCACCGGCACCAGAATCATGTCCTCAGCCGATGGTGTGATCAGCAAGATCACCCAGGACAACAGCGGTTATGGCAAGCATATTGAAATCAACCATGATGGCAAATACAGCACGCTTTATGCGCATATGTCGGCGTTTACCCCCGGCTTAAAACAGGGCTCTAAAATCCAGCAAGGCCAGGTTATCGGTCTTGTTGGTGCTACAGGCCGGGTCACTGGCCCACATTTGCATTACGAATTTAAAGTCAATGGCCAGCAAGTTGATCCGATTGCGCTTAAGCTGCCGACGGCCAAACCTATTGAAAGCCGGCATTTAGCACACTTTCAGCCCATTGCCGCTCAAGCCAGGGATCAATTGGCTTTCCTGCATAAAATAGAGCAGGCGCGCGCTGATTAA
- a CDS encoding anhydro-N-acetylmuramic acid kinase, whose product MNGQRLFLGLMTGTSLDGIDVALVDFAGSSPRLIAAQGTPLSDDLRSQLLALQLPQPNELHLAQLAANVHSDACADAIHALLAQAGYAASDIEAIGNHGQTIRHRPECGYTLQIGNHARLAEKTGISVVGDFRSRDVAAGGQGAPLVPAFHQALFASPTERRALLNIGGIANVSLLIPQENTCGFDTGPGNVLMDLWINQQQGLRYDKDGNWAASGQVLPDLLTRFLQDGYFAQAAPKSTGRDLFHQDWLNGHLAHRSDSPADVQATLCALSARSIADTLRAQKIDTLYVCGGGAHNKTLMHMLAIELPASHITTTEALGVAPDWMETYAFAWLAKCCIDRSPANLPTVTGARGLRVLGAIWPV is encoded by the coding sequence TTGAACGGGCAGCGGTTATTTTTAGGTTTAATGACAGGCACCAGTCTGGATGGTATTGATGTGGCCCTGGTCGATTTTGCTGGCTCATCCCCGCGTTTAATTGCCGCACAGGGCACACCATTAAGCGATGATCTGCGTAGCCAGTTACTCGCCCTTCAATTGCCGCAGCCAAACGAGCTGCATCTGGCCCAGTTAGCCGCCAACGTACATTCTGATGCCTGTGCCGACGCGATTCATGCTCTGTTGGCACAAGCAGGCTACGCTGCCAGCGATATCGAAGCCATCGGCAACCACGGACAAACTATTCGCCACCGCCCGGAGTGCGGCTATACACTGCAAATTGGCAACCATGCCCGCCTGGCTGAAAAAACAGGTATTAGCGTAGTTGGAGACTTCAGATCGCGCGATGTCGCCGCAGGCGGACAAGGTGCGCCTCTGGTACCCGCATTTCATCAGGCCCTATTTGCCAGCCCCACAGAAAGGCGGGCTTTGCTTAATATCGGTGGCATTGCCAATGTTTCCTTACTGATTCCTCAGGAAAATACCTGTGGCTTTGATACCGGGCCAGGCAATGTACTGATGGACCTGTGGATTAACCAGCAGCAAGGCCTGCGTTACGATAAAGACGGCAACTGGGCTGCAAGCGGGCAGGTCTTACCCGATTTACTCACCCGTTTTTTGCAAGACGGCTACTTTGCCCAGGCCGCCCCCAAAAGCACGGGCAGAGACTTATTTCATCAAGACTGGCTGAATGGGCATCTTGCCCATCGCAGCGATTCACCTGCAGATGTGCAAGCCACACTCTGCGCCCTGAGCGCCCGCAGCATTGCCGATACGCTGCGAGCACAAAAAATAGACACACTTTATGTCTGTGGCGGCGGCGCACATAATAAAACATTAATGCACATGCTTGCCATTGAGCTTCCCGCCTCCCACATCACGACTACCGAAGCACTGGGAGTTGCACCTGACTGGATGGAAACCTACGCCTTTGCCTGGCTGGCAAAATGCTGCATAGACCGCAGTCCGGCAAATCTGCCCACTGTTACCGGCGCCCGGGGGCTGCGTGTGCTGGGCGCAATTTGGCCCGTATAA
- a CDS encoding MFS transporter has product MHQTNQFDLLKSRRFLPLFITQSLGAFNDNLFKNALLVMITFHGLSAAGLSANALVNAAAGIFILPFFLFSSFAGQLAEKYDKARVAQWVKLLEIVIMLAAGIGFWQKDAVILMSCLFMMGVHSALFGPLKYSILPQYLKDQELLGGNGLIEMGTFVAILLGQIAGTIIIQHQPHGESLIIWACLAVAILGWISSRSMPAAPAPVKDLKINWNVFSETWQIIKHVKENKTVFNSLLGISWFWFFGAVYLTQLPSLSKNILGGDASVYTLLVALFSIGVGLGSVLCEKLSGRKVELGLVPFGSLGLSFFGIDLFFAIGQPASAHYSLSEFISLASHWRIMADIGFMGVFGGLFIVPLYALVQIRTEKEFTSRAIAANNILNSLFMVIAAGISITLLNSGISIRGLLLIVALMNIGVSIYIYTLIPEFMMRFLVWIMTHTLYRVRHQGLDNIPETGPCVLVCNHVSFMDAMIIAGAIRRPVRFVMDHRIFKIPVLNFIFRTAGAIPIAPMREDPNMKEQAFNKVAEYLNDGEIICIFPEGKITHTGEINTFKPGIDEIIKRTPVPVVPIALQGLWGSFFSRKDGAAMMKMPRSIWAKIGFTVGEPIPAKLASRQSLEKQVRALRADWK; this is encoded by the coding sequence ATGCATCAGACAAACCAATTCGATCTTCTTAAGTCCCGTCGTTTTCTGCCCTTGTTTATAACTCAATCACTAGGCGCATTTAATGACAATCTGTTTAAAAATGCACTCTTAGTCATGATCACCTTTCATGGCCTATCTGCAGCAGGACTAAGTGCCAATGCACTTGTTAATGCTGCTGCCGGGATATTTATCCTGCCCTTTTTTTTATTCTCATCATTTGCAGGGCAATTAGCAGAAAAATACGATAAAGCCCGTGTTGCTCAATGGGTGAAACTGCTTGAAATCGTTATTATGCTGGCTGCAGGTATTGGCTTCTGGCAAAAAGACGCTGTTATTTTAATGAGCTGCCTATTTATGATGGGTGTGCATTCCGCACTTTTTGGCCCATTAAAATATTCTATATTGCCGCAATATTTAAAAGACCAAGAATTATTAGGCGGCAACGGCCTGATTGAAATGGGGACATTTGTCGCCATTCTTCTGGGGCAAATAGCCGGTACGATCATTATCCAACACCAGCCACATGGTGAATCTTTAATTATCTGGGCCTGCCTTGCTGTAGCTATTTTAGGCTGGATCAGCAGCCGGAGCATGCCTGCGGCGCCTGCACCGGTAAAAGACCTTAAAATCAACTGGAACGTATTTTCTGAAACATGGCAAATTATTAAACATGTAAAAGAAAATAAAACTGTATTTAACAGTCTGTTGGGCATTTCGTGGTTCTGGTTTTTTGGTGCGGTGTATTTAACACAGCTACCCAGCCTGTCTAAAAATATTTTAGGCGGAGATGCTTCAGTCTACACCCTGCTTGTTGCACTTTTTTCAATCGGGGTGGGCTTAGGCTCTGTACTCTGTGAAAAACTTTCCGGGCGCAAAGTTGAATTAGGTTTAGTACCTTTTGGCTCTCTGGGCTTGTCATTTTTTGGAATTGATCTCTTTTTTGCTATAGGGCAGCCTGCAAGCGCCCACTACTCACTATCAGAGTTTATTAGCCTGGCCTCACATTGGCGCATTATGGCCGATATCGGCTTTATGGGAGTGTTTGGTGGCCTGTTTATTGTCCCACTCTATGCGCTGGTACAAATCCGGACCGAAAAAGAATTTACCTCACGGGCAATTGCTGCGAATAATATTTTAAACTCACTCTTTATGGTTATTGCAGCGGGAATCAGTATTACCCTTCTTAACAGCGGTATTTCTATTCGCGGCTTATTATTAATTGTTGCCCTGATGAATATCGGCGTATCTATTTATATCTATACGCTGATACCAGAATTTATGATGCGGTTTCTGGTATGGATCATGACCCATACGCTTTATCGGGTACGCCATCAAGGTTTAGATAACATTCCGGAAACAGGCCCGTGCGTTTTAGTCTGTAATCATGTGAGCTTTATGGATGCCATGATTATTGCCGGGGCAATCCGCCGTCCTGTTCGCTTTGTAATGGATCACCGGATTTTTAAAATCCCTGTGCTTAATTTTATATTCCGCACAGCCGGTGCTATCCCTATTGCACCTATGCGTGAAGATCCGAACATGAAAGAGCAGGCTTTTAATAAAGTAGCCGAATATTTAAATGATGGCGAGATTATTTGCATCTTTCCAGAAGGAAAAATCACCCATACCGGTGAAATTAATACCTTTAAACCCGGCATTGATGAAATTATTAAGCGCACTCCCGTACCGGTAGTTCCAATTGCCCTGCAGGGCTTGTGGGGCAGTTTTTTTAGCCGCAAAGATGGTGCAGCAATGATGAAAATGCCACGCAGTATTTGGGCCAAAATCGGCTTTACAGTGGGTGAACCCATTCCTGCAAAATTGGCAAGCCGCCAGTCTTTAGAAAAACAAGTCCGTGCATTGCGCGCTGACTGGAAATAA
- a CDS encoding STAS/SEC14 domain-containing protein, with protein MISISHENDYIQIMVFGAFTLQDYREFEQAVLYQSEFYGPVALLFDLHEMLSYTLDMAWEEIKFIREHGQKFQRVAVVSSDQWVTWSAWMSRLFTDAEIGLFTESDDARTWLMEESDPNGVTNA; from the coding sequence ATGATTAGCATTTCACATGAAAATGATTATATTCAGATCATGGTTTTTGGTGCGTTTACCTTGCAGGATTATCGCGAATTTGAGCAAGCAGTTCTTTATCAGTCTGAATTTTATGGCCCCGTTGCATTGCTATTTGATTTACATGAAATGCTGAGCTATACGCTTGACATGGCTTGGGAAGAAATTAAATTTATCCGTGAGCATGGGCAAAAATTTCAGAGAGTGGCTGTGGTGAGCTCTGATCAATGGGTGACCTGGTCGGCATGGATGAGCCGTTTATTTACGGATGCAGAGATTGGTTTGTTTACTGAAAGCGATGATGCCAGAACCTGGCTAATGGAAGAATCCGATCCCAATGGGGTAACTAATGCCTGA
- the recO gene encoding DNA repair protein RecO: MAARPKQRIDTQAAFVLHQYPYKETSRLLDVFSRDHGRVMMVARGAQRPGSQLRSILLGFQPVLLSWFGAGELKTLHSADWQGGIPQLHGLPLLCGFYLNELLLRLLPRDEPQPMLFASYFEAVRALSVLPADGLGVEPVLREFERILLDEIGYGVDWLHCTGQPIEAGRRYSFDPTEGIIPVRENYPQYDGEVLLAFAKGDYMSAAVQGKLLMRQAFSALLGEGSLCTRQLLIDLQKL; this comes from the coding sequence GTGGCAGCAAGACCTAAGCAACGCATTGACACTCAGGCCGCTTTTGTACTGCATCAGTATCCGTATAAAGAAACCAGCCGCTTGCTTGATGTGTTTAGCCGGGATCATGGCCGTGTCATGATGGTTGCTCGTGGCGCTCAGCGCCCTGGCTCGCAGCTGCGCAGCATTTTACTTGGCTTTCAGCCGGTGCTTTTGTCCTGGTTTGGTGCGGGCGAGCTAAAAACGTTGCATTCGGCTGACTGGCAGGGAGGGATTCCACAGTTGCATGGTTTGCCGCTACTCTGCGGTTTTTATCTCAATGAATTACTTTTACGTCTTTTGCCTCGTGATGAGCCCCAGCCTATGCTTTTTGCCAGCTACTTTGAGGCAGTCAGGGCACTTTCTGTGCTACCTGCTGATGGTCTGGGTGTAGAGCCGGTATTACGGGAGTTTGAGCGCATCTTGCTTGATGAAATAGGCTATGGGGTGGACTGGTTGCATTGCACTGGCCAGCCTATTGAGGCCGGGCGTCGGTATAGTTTTGATCCCACAGAAGGCATTATTCCTGTTCGGGAAAATTATCCTCAGTATGACGGGGAAGTATTGTTGGCATTTGCTAAGGGTGATTATATGAGTGCTGCGGTGCAGGGCAAATTACTGATGAGGCAGGCGTTTTCTGCTCTTTTGGGGGAGGGCTCTTTGTGTACCCGTCAATTATTGATTGATTTACAAAAATTATAA
- the era gene encoding GTPase Era, with protein sequence MSEIELPNEADDFRCGFVAIVGRPNVGKSTLLNQLIGQKISITSRKAQTTRHRITGVHSSETAQFVFVDTPGFQTKYQNALNQAMNRSVTSTLADVDVILYVIEAGYFSAADEEVLKLLPDNRPVLLVLNKIDELKDKNEMFPFIEAMNERFKFHAIVPISAQKNLSIDVLLKVVEPLLPKSVPLYDVDQVTDRNERFLAAEIIREKIFRLMGEELPYSMTVEIEKFEDGETREGRELRRIHAAVLVDRDGQKAMLIGQNGEKLKRIATEARQDMEKLFDAKVFLEVWVKVKSGWADDTRLVRQYGYE encoded by the coding sequence ATGAGCGAGATAGAACTTCCAAATGAAGCGGACGATTTTCGCTGTGGTTTCGTGGCCATTGTGGGGCGCCCTAATGTGGGTAAATCGACTCTGCTCAATCAATTGATTGGACAAAAAATCAGCATTACTTCACGCAAAGCGCAGACGACACGCCACCGCATTACGGGTGTGCATAGCTCGGAAACGGCTCAATTTGTGTTTGTTGATACGCCCGGTTTTCAAACCAAATACCAGAATGCTTTGAATCAGGCTATGAATCGCAGCGTAACCAGTACGCTGGCAGATGTGGATGTGATTTTGTATGTGATTGAAGCGGGTTATTTTAGTGCTGCAGATGAAGAAGTCTTAAAGCTGCTGCCGGATAATCGTCCTGTACTTTTGGTGCTCAACAAGATTGATGAGCTGAAAGACAAAAATGAAATGTTCCCGTTTATTGAAGCGATGAATGAGCGTTTTAAATTTCATGCCATTGTGCCTATTTCTGCGCAAAAAAATCTAAGCATTGATGTATTGCTAAAAGTGGTTGAACCGCTCTTGCCAAAGTCTGTGCCCTTATACGATGTAGATCAGGTGACTGATCGTAATGAGCGTTTTTTGGCGGCAGAAATCATTCGCGAAAAGATTTTTCGCCTCATGGGAGAAGAGCTGCCGTATTCCATGACTGTAGAAATTGAAAAGTTCGAAGATGGCGAAACCCGTGAAGGGCGCGAATTACGCCGCATCCATGCTGCTGTTTTAGTTGATCGGGACGGACAGAAAGCTATGCTGATCGGCCAGAATGGCGAAAAGCTAAAGCGCATCGCCACCGAAGCCCGTCAGGATATGGAGAAACTCTTTGATGCCAAGGTATTTCTGGAAGTCTGGGTTAAAGTGAAAAGTGGCTGGGCGGATGACACACGCCTCGTTCGTCAGTACGGCTACGAATAA
- the rnc gene encoding ribonuclease III, which produces MSVVLPSERLLKVLSYSFKEPGLFKQALTHRSFSSTHNERLEFIGDGILNSLIARALFLTFPKLPEGDLSRLRASLVRQEALASIASELNLGDFIWLGEGELKSGGHRRPSILADALEAIFGAIWLDGGFDAVDTVVNALFATRIAAIDPLLGAKDAKTSLQEWLQARRYMLPAYTILRQDGESPDQIFEVSCSIAEAKLLTKGVGTSRRAAEQLAAESALVTLREQFPGKHKSDNAPLKSKHAAKLAAKGKRI; this is translated from the coding sequence GTGAGTGTTGTTCTTCCTTCGGAGCGCCTGTTAAAGGTGCTCTCTTATTCTTTTAAAGAGCCCGGACTCTTTAAGCAGGCTTTAACCCATCGCAGTTTTTCTTCTACGCATAATGAGCGCCTGGAGTTTATTGGCGATGGGATTTTAAATTCGCTGATTGCCCGGGCTTTATTTTTGACTTTTCCTAAGCTGCCTGAAGGGGATTTATCCCGCTTACGTGCCAGTTTAGTGCGTCAGGAGGCTTTGGCAAGCATCGCCAGCGAGCTGAACTTGGGCGATTTTATCTGGTTAGGCGAGGGTGAGTTAAAAAGTGGTGGCCACCGCCGCCCCTCGATTCTTGCCGATGCCCTGGAAGCTATTTTTGGGGCAATCTGGCTTGATGGTGGTTTTGACGCCGTTGATACGGTCGTTAATGCATTGTTTGCGACAAGAATTGCGGCCATTGATCCGCTATTGGGTGCAAAAGACGCTAAAACCAGTTTGCAAGAGTGGCTGCAGGCGCGTCGCTATATGCTACCGGCGTACACTATCCTCAGGCAGGATGGTGAATCGCCAGATCAGATTTTTGAAGTGAGTTGCTCTATTGCTGAGGCTAAATTACTCACTAAAGGAGTCGGCACGAGCCGCCGTGCTGCGGAGCAATTAGCTGCCGAATCCGCACTTGTCACGCTAAGGGAGCAGTTTCCCGGTAAACATAAATCGGATAACGCCCCGTTAAAAAGTAAACACGCTGCCAAATTGGCAGCAAAAGGTAAACGTATATGA
- a CDS encoding DUF4845 domain-containing protein — MFNRQRGVSFGSFLMFAIVGSVIAITALKIVPTYLEFFTVKKAIERTVKEYGVQPPAAIREGFMRQAAVDNIRDISAAELDVNQSAGSTTVSLSYERVVPLVGNMSLLFAFDIKKSNAQQAAGN; from the coding sequence ATGTTTAATCGTCAGCGTGGAGTCTCTTTCGGTTCCTTTTTGATGTTTGCCATTGTAGGCTCCGTTATTGCTATTACAGCATTGAAAATTGTACCAACCTATCTGGAATTTTTTACGGTAAAAAAAGCGATCGAGCGTACGGTGAAGGAATACGGTGTACAGCCGCCTGCAGCAATTCGCGAGGGTTTTATGCGTCAGGCAGCGGTTGATAATATTCGCGATATCAGTGCTGCTGAATTAGACGTAAACCAGTCTGCTGGCAGTACGACAGTCAGTTTAAGCTACGAGCGGGTTGTTCCGCTGGTAGGAAATATGAGCCTGTTGTTCGCTTTTGATATTAAAAAATCGAATGCGCAGCAAGCTGCGGGTAATTAG
- the lepB gene encoding signal peptidase I translates to MNWLFLGIVFVILGPVLVAIGAKHERKGSEPPSLVQYGYLCVVMGLFIVLVQYCSISAAMLIFVLVSGVIWGLDRFVWAKKRGEKPVSDWVEYGRGFFPVLLAVFVLRSFLVEPFQIPSSSMRPGLVVGDFILVNKFAYGLRTPVINNVMIPVGKPEHGDVMVFNFPENPSLNYIKRVIGLPGDTVEYRNKKLTVNGQAVPTTDMPDHEYVEQGTYLVNNKQFNEKLGTHDYSTLAMADVPSVNLGEVRDFPYRENCRYDEEGFSCKVPEGHFFTMGDNRDHSADGRYWGFVPDKYVVGKAFLIWLNFKDLGRVGTPIR, encoded by the coding sequence ATGAACTGGTTGTTTCTCGGAATTGTTTTCGTTATTTTAGGGCCGGTCCTGGTGGCCATCGGTGCCAAGCACGAGCGTAAAGGGAGTGAGCCGCCTTCCCTGGTGCAATATGGCTACCTTTGTGTGGTGATGGGGCTGTTTATTGTGCTGGTGCAATATTGCTCTATCTCAGCGGCGATGCTGATTTTTGTTTTGGTGTCGGGAGTCATCTGGGGGCTGGACCGGTTTGTTTGGGCGAAGAAACGGGGTGAAAAGCCTGTTTCTGACTGGGTTGAGTATGGTCGCGGTTTCTTTCCTGTTTTACTGGCTGTGTTTGTACTGCGCTCTTTTCTGGTGGAGCCGTTTCAAATTCCATCAAGCTCAATGCGCCCCGGTTTAGTTGTTGGTGATTTTATTCTGGTGAATAAATTTGCTTATGGTTTACGCACTCCGGTTATTAATAATGTGATGATTCCTGTGGGTAAGCCAGAGCATGGTGATGTGATGGTGTTTAATTTTCCGGAAAATCCTTCACTCAATTATATTAAGCGGGTGATTGGTTTGCCGGGGGATACGGTTGAATATCGTAATAAGAAATTGACCGTGAATGGCCAGGCTGTACCAACGACTGATATGCCGGATCATGAGTATGTTGAGCAAGGTACCTATCTGGTTAATAACAAACAGTTTAATGAAAAGCTGGGCACGCACGATTATTCAACACTTGCCATGGCTGATGTGCCTTCGGTTAATTTGGGTGAAGTTCGCGATTTTCCATATAGAGAAAACTGCCGCTATGACGAAGAAGGCTTTAGCTGCAAAGTGCCTGAAGGTCATTTCTTTACGATGGGTGACAATCGTGACCATAGCGCCGATGGCCGTTATTGGGGCTTTGTGCCTGATAAATATGTAGTGGGTAAAGCTTTTCTTATCTGGCTTAATTTTAAAGATCTGGGGCGCGTTGGTACCCCGATTCGCTAA